The nucleotide window GCGCTCAGCACAGCGCTCGCCTCTACCATTGGCCTAGGAAACATTGCGGGTGTTGCCATAGCAATAACCCAGGGAGGTCCAGGCGCTATTTTTTGGATGTGGATCAGCGCGACGCTTGGCATGATCATTAAATTTTTCTCTTGCAGTTTGGCAGTGATGTACCGAACAAAAGACAAGCATGGAGAGGTTCTCGGCGGACCAATGTATACGATCGAAATCGGGCTTGGTCACTCGTATCGATGGTTGGCTATATTCTTCTCTGCGTTCGGGTTAATGGGCTTGCTTGGCAGTTTCAACGCCAATCAAATGGCCACAGTGCTTTATGAAACAACTTCTGTTCCCAAGTGGAGCACAGGTATCTGCTTTGTGCTTATCACAGCAAGCGTCATCATCGGCGGCATCAAACGCATTGGTCGCGTTGCAAGTGTGCTCGTTCCCGCGATGTGCCTTTTATATCTTGGCTTGGCTCTTGCCGTGCTCTGCTTGCATATTGAAAAAGTTCCAAGCATCTTTGCCATGATCTTTCACGATGCCTTTTGTGGAAGCTCTGCCATCGGCGGGTTTTCAGGTGCTGGCGTAGCCTTTGTTATTCAAACGGGTGTTAAACGCGCTGCTTTTTCAAACGAGGCCGGCATAGGCACAGCGCCCATGGCTCATGCTCAAGCAAAAACGAATGATCCAATTTCAGAAGGTTTAGTGGCTATGATTGGTCCGTCCTTGGACACACTTTTTGTTTGCACCCTCACAGCGTTCGTTATTTTAAGCAGTGGAATCTGGACCGAAGGTCAAGGCGTCGAAGGGATCACACTTACTCTACGTGCTGTAGAAAACAGCCTAGGTTTATTCGGAGTGATCGTTTTGCTGATGGTCGCCAGTCTATTTTCGATCACGACGATGATCGGCACATCCTATTACGGGAAAAAATGCAGCGTCTATCTCTTTGGTGAAGCATCAACCCCCTATTACTATGCCTTTTATCTGGGCATGCTCATGGTCGGGGCCCTCTGGACTGTCGATAGCATCGTTAATCTCAACGACATTGCCTACGCACTCATGGTTTATCCGAACATGACCGCAACCCTTATCCTTGCTCCCCGGGTTATGAAAATTTTT belongs to Myxococcales bacterium and includes:
- a CDS encoding alanine:cation symporter family protein, which translates into the protein MLETISIFLRQGVALAWGAPLLVLVLGGGLYLMVLSRGLPLLHMTEAWRLLLRTSDKSGTGQLSHFQALSTALASTIGLGNIAGVAIAITQGGPGAIFWMWISATLGMIIKFFSCSLAVMYRTKDKHGEVLGGPMYTIEIGLGHSYRWLAIFFSAFGLMGLLGSFNANQMATVLYETTSVPKWSTGICFVLITASVIIGGIKRIGRVASVLVPAMCLLYLGLALAVLCLHIEKVPSIFAMIFHDAFCGSSAIGGFSGAGVAFVIQTGVKRAAFSNEAGIGTAPMAHAQAKTNDPISEGLVAMIGPSLDTLFVCTLTAFVILSSGIWTEGQGVEGITLTLRAVENSLGLFGVIVLLMVASLFSITTMIGTSYYGKKCSVYLFGEASTPYYYAFYLGMLMVGALWTVDSIVNLNDIAYALMVYPNMTATLILAPRVMKIFREHRAKNLRTRSHRDTL